Genomic window (Ureibacillus composti):
GGTACGCATACGGTGACGAACGTATCGGCCAAGGTCGCGAAAACGCAAAACAATTCCTACGTGAAAACCCAGAAATCTCAAACGAAATCGAAAGCAAAATCCGTGAATCTTACGGCTTCGGCGCTTCTTACACAATCGGAGGACACGAAGAAGAAGAAGAGGACATGGACAAAGAACTAGCATTATTATTAGATGAAGAATAAAATCCCAAACAGCCCTCACCATGTTGATTATCCAGGGTGAAAATTTATAATCAAACTATTAAAAAGGTATTACATTTTAATGATGTAGTACCTTTTTTATTGCAGTTATATGTAAAAAAGAAGAAAAGTGGGTTCCTGAAGGAGCTGATTCAGCGCATCGTGTGCAATGTATCAGCTCCTATAAAATTAAAACATGCTCCCATAATCCTAGCTTTCCCTTTGCTGGAATAAATTCATCCAGCATCTGCATATCCTCAACTAACCAAGCATAACCTCCCACTATAAAGTTACCCATAAAATAGTCATTCCCTGATACGATTCGACCATCCTCCAGAATGGCCCATGTCTCATTGTTTTCAGTTACCTTCAAACAATCTACAAGTTTGCATACAGCAATAATCTGGCCAGTTGGAAGATTCTCTGGTGTGTATCCGTGCTTACCAAGCAACGACTTTATGGCTATATGGTTAGAGACGTCTTTATCTATTTTTTTACTTGTGTGAATGGCAAGTGGCCCCCGATAATTCGTTCTCCATGACCTTGTTTCATATGTTGCCTCTCTAAGGACAAAAAGGCTTGCCCACGGCTGGATCATTGATAAAACCTTCATTCTGACAGCCTCCAACCTATAGAAGTTTGATTATAGAGTGTCCCTTTAAAGGAATATTATGAGCAAAAAACATAATATCAGTTCACGGAGATCCAATTTATGAGGCATGAGTCATGACCAGTGATCATTAATATCATTGGGTAAAGAAATTAGCATTTGGCGGATAAATTAAATGCCTCATACAAAAATCTATGAATTCAAATCCAAACTCGCGCTATTTTCTAGTTCAGGAGCAGTACGAGATACCCAGAAATCCTCGATCAACAAAACAATAAATGTCCCCAAATATATCAGGCAAAACCAAAGCACTAATCCAAAAACATAAGGTAGAGAAATTAAAGAAAAAATAAAAGCGCCTTGATCTAAATTCTCCCAAAAGTATTGCAACCCTTGCATTTTCACTCCTACATATAAAACAGCAGGGAAGAGCGGTAACGCCAAACATGAGCAAACTCGTAAAATCTTATTATTTGTTTTCTTAAGTAGCACATAATGAAGTCCAAATAAAAAAATGATAAGAAACACAAAAATCACTTCCATAAAAAACACCTCAAGTTCAATTATTCTTACAAACAGTCATTACCAAAAATTGCTTACTATATACATAACTAGTGAAAAAAGTTAGTTTAGGAAAATCAAAGTGTATGGAATTAACTAGAATGTCTAGATTAATTGGAAAACTGTCTAGATTATTGAAGATTTTGGCTAGATTAATTGGAATTTTGTCTAGATTATTAGGGTTTTTGTCTAGATTATTTGAAGTTTTGACTAGATTCATAAAAAGTCCGGGGAGAACAAGTAAAGTGAGAATGAGATTTTACTATAAAAATCAAATTATTAATATACTTAGAGTGGCAGGGGAAATTGAAAAGTCGGGATATCCAAAATTTCGGTGGGATTAATTGAAAAACTTTCGGGATTTTCACCGAAAGTACCGGTATTATTCCAAGATCCGCTTGTTCAAAGGTATGTCTGAATATCTCGAAATATTAATGCTAAGTTAAAAGCTTCTGTCGAATATTAATATTCGTTTCACCCCGAATGGTACTCGACTCACTAGTATTCCTCCAATTGAAAACTTCAAACTAGCATAACCCCGTTCCAGACTTCGGACGGGGTTAAAATTATGAAGCCATTCTACCTTCACTTCACATTCAACCAAGCTTTCAAATAATCAATAAACTTGTTCGTAGCTGGAGCCATGGATTTTAATGAAGTAGCCGCAATGCCAAGGGTGCGATAGTGGTCGCCTTCTAGTTTCAGCTTTCGAACGTTGTTTGGCACCCGATGGATGACCATTTCGGGAAGTATACTGATCCCCATCCCGTTTTCCACCATAGAAATAATCGCCTGGTCATCGGTAAGTTCAAATTTAATATTGGGTGTGACTTTATTTTCTTTCAGAATTCTTTTTAAATCGTTGTCGCTCCCTTTTTTCGATTTGATGAGTGGCTCGTCTTTGATCATGTCAAAACGAATTTCACTTTGTTCGGCAAGAGGATGTTCATCTGAAAGGATACAAAGCATCCTATCTTTTTTTAATGGCAGCACTTCAAAAGGATGGGAAGTCGGTAGTGAGAGAAAGCCGAAGTCAACCAACCCCATTGAAATCCATTGCTCGATATCGTCATAATCACCTTCCATTAGTTTGATTTCAATGGATGGGTAGTGTTCATTAAATTTTTTCATGATTTCAGGTAGCCAGTGAATCGACACACTTGAAATCGTTCCAATCCGAACTGTACCGACTTCCAAGCCATTGATATTGGCGATTTCTTGATTCATTTCTTCATTCCACATTAGAATTTCACGTATGTATTTTAAGATGCGCTCTCCGTTACTTGTCAATTGGATTCCCGAACGACCTCGATTAAGTATCGAAAATCCCCATTCTGACTCAAGACTGGAAATGGCATGACTCACAGCAGATTGAGTTAAACCTAAAGTGTCACCGGCTTTTGTAAGGCTCCCTAATTCGACAACGGTACTAAAGATTTCATATTTTGCAAGAGACAGCTTAACCACTCCTTTTACATTAATTTATTTCATGTAAACCTTCAAAAACATTCATTTTTCTAATCCTAATTTTACAATTATACTAAGTTATAATCAAATCGGTAGAAAATAGGTGAAGAAAAAATGGTTCAGAAAAAATCGTTCGAGATCGGTAATGGGAAAAAAGGTGACTTACAATTAAAAGCAGATTTCATGATGCTCATTGTGACGTTATTATGGGGATCATCGTATTTGTTTATGAAGATGGGGCTCGATTCTCTTCAAGAGTTTAACTTAATCGCATTACGTTTTGGCATCGCCTTTATTTTAGCTGGAGCCGTTTTTTACAAGCGATTAATTCGGATCAATATGAAAACATTATTTTACGGATTTACATTAGGGTCGATTCTATTTATATTAATGACAGTCGTCACAATTGGATTAAAATTCACAACCATTTCAAATGCAGGATTTTTATTTAGTCTTTCCGTTGTCTTTGTTCCGTTGTTATTAGCAATCTTTTTTAAAGTAAAGCCCGAGAAAAAAGTTGTTTTTGGTATAGGTGTCGCGATCATTGGGATTGCTCTTTTAACATTAGATAACGGGTTAAAGGTCAATTCCGGAGATTTCCTCATCATATTAGGAGCAGTATTTTATGCCATCCAAATCATCGTAACAGATAAGTTTACAAAAAATGCAGATTCCATCACTCTGGGGATTTTACAACTTGGGGTTGCAGGGGCATGGGGGTTATTATTTTCATTCATTTTTGAAAGTCCACATCTTCCGAATACACCTGAATCATGGGGTTCCATCATGGCATTAAGTATCTTGTGTAGCGCAATTGGATTTATCGGCCAGGCTGTAGCACAAAAACATACGACGCCAACGCACACAGGCCTGATCTTTTCTTTAGAACCAGTATTCGCAGCAATGTTTGCATTTATTTTCGTAGGGGAAACTCTCCCTGCGAAAGGATACGTAGGAGCAATTTTAATTTTAGTCGGTGTTATAGCTGCTGAAATCAAATTTAAAAAGACCTTTGTGAGAAAAAGATTCAACAAAACTGTTGAAGGTACAGAAGCATAGCGAGTAGGGGATGCACTGGGTTAAACTTCATTGCATTCCTATTTTTTAAGTGAATTGTCTAGATTAATTGAAGATCCGTCTAGATTATTTCAAATTTTGTCTAGATTAATTGAAAAACTGTCTAGATTATTTCATTTTTCAACTAGAATAATAAAAAAGTTTGGAAGTACATGAAAAAATAGTGAGGTTGAGATTTTACTATAAAAATCAAAATGTTAATGTAATTAAGGTGGGGGAATTTGAAATGTCGGGATTATCGAAAAAAGAGTCGGGATTATTTTAAAATTTGTCGGAAATAATTGAAAAAGTGTCGGGATTTCTTCGTTTTTGTCGGGATTATCACCAAGCCTCGCTACTCTCACCAAGTCCGAAACTTAAACTTACACCTACCCCATCTATTTACCCAGAATACGACTCTTTATCATTCCTCTTTTCTGTATCATATTCTCCTTTT
Coding sequences:
- a CDS encoding ASCH domain-containing protein, with product MKVLSMIQPWASLFVLREATYETRSWRTNYRGPLAIHTSKKIDKDVSNHIAIKSLLGKHGYTPENLPTGQIIAVCKLVDCLKVTENNETWAILEDGRIVSGNDYFMGNFIVGGYAWLVEDMQMLDEFIPAKGKLGLWEHVLIL
- a CDS encoding LysR substrate-binding domain-containing protein, whose product is MSLAKYEIFSTVVELGSLTKAGDTLGLTQSAVSHAISSLESEWGFSILNRGRSGIQLTSNGERILKYIREILMWNEEMNQEIANINGLEVGTVRIGTISSVSIHWLPEIMKKFNEHYPSIEIKLMEGDYDDIEQWISMGLVDFGFLSLPTSHPFEVLPLKKDRMLCILSDEHPLAEQSEIRFDMIKDEPLIKSKKGSDNDLKRILKENKVTPNIKFELTDDQAIISMVENGMGISILPEMVIHRVPNNVRKLKLEGDHYRTLGIAATSLKSMAPATNKFIDYLKAWLNVK
- a CDS encoding DMT family transporter yields the protein MVQKKSFEIGNGKKGDLQLKADFMMLIVTLLWGSSYLFMKMGLDSLQEFNLIALRFGIAFILAGAVFYKRLIRINMKTLFYGFTLGSILFILMTVVTIGLKFTTISNAGFLFSLSVVFVPLLLAIFFKVKPEKKVVFGIGVAIIGIALLTLDNGLKVNSGDFLIILGAVFYAIQIIVTDKFTKNADSITLGILQLGVAGAWGLLFSFIFESPHLPNTPESWGSIMALSILCSAIGFIGQAVAQKHTTPTHTGLIFSLEPVFAAMFAFIFVGETLPAKGYVGAILILVGVIAAEIKFKKTFVRKRFNKTVEGTEA